From Dioscorea cayenensis subsp. rotundata cultivar TDr96_F1 chromosome 13, TDr96_F1_v2_PseudoChromosome.rev07_lg8_w22 25.fasta, whole genome shotgun sequence, the proteins below share one genomic window:
- the LOC120274695 gene encoding ruvB-like 2, with amino-acid sequence MAEIKKPLGSNERTKIERIGVHSHIRGLGLDSSLDAHSASDGMVGQLPARRAAGLILQLVREGRISGRAVLLAGQPGTGKTAIAMGLAKSLGLETPFATLSASELYSLEFSKTEALTQAFRKAIGVRITEEVEIIEGQVVKITINRLASGERGVAWMTGKLTLKTTDMEAVFELGGKMIEALMKEKVQNGDVVALEKASGKVTNLGRSTWTTMNYDAVGSRTKFVRCPEGELLKRKEVVQCVTLHEIDVINSRTQGFLALFTGDTGELCSEVREQVNSKVTEWLVGGKAELIPGVLFIDEAHMLDIECFSFLNRALENEMAPILVIATNHGITNIRGTNDRSPHGIPADFLDRLLIICTQPYTEDEISKILDIRCEEEDVKMSISAKGLLMKISVETSLRYAMHLIILAALACQKRKGALVEHGDVSRVYHLFIDVKRSTQYLTEYQNEYMLNEINETEAMQS; translated from the exons ATGGCGGAGATCAAGAAGCCATTGGGGAGCAATGAACGGACAAAGATTGAGCGCATCGGAGTCCACTCCCACATTCGAGGCCTTGGCCTCGACTCCTCTCTCGATGCCCATTCCGCGTCCGATGGCATGGTCGGCCAGCTCCCCGCCCGCCGCGCCGCCGGCCTCATCCTCCAGCTAGTCCGAGAGGGGCGCATCTCTGGCCGCGCTGTGCTCCTTGCTGGTCAGCCCGGCACCGGGAAGACTGCCATCGCCATGGGACTTGCCAAATCCCTCGGCCTGGAGACCCCCTTCGCTACCCTCTCCGCCTCCGAGCTCTACTCCCTCGAGTTTTCCAAGACGGAAGCCCTAACCCAAGCCTTCCGCAAAGCGATCGGTGTCCGGATCACGGAGGAGGTCGAGATCATTGAGGGCCAGGTTGTTAAGATCACCATCAATCGTCTTGCCAGCGGGGAGCGTGGCGTGGCTTGGATGACGGGGAAGCTGACACTGAAGACGACCGACATGGAGGCCGTATTCGAGCTTGGTGGGAAGATGATCGAGGCGCTGATGAAGGAGAAGGTGCAGAATGGGGATGTGGTCGCGCTTGAGAAGGCGTCAGGGAAGGTCACGAACCTTGGGAGGTCTACATGGACGACGATGAACTATGATGCTGTAGGATCACGCACGAAGTTCGTGCGGTGTCCAGAGGGGGAGCTTCTGAAGCGCAAGGAGGTGGTTCAATGTGTCAcgcttcatgagattgatgttaTCAATAGCAG AACCCAAGGATTTCTGGCACTCTTTACTGGTGACACTGGTGAACTTTGTTCTGAAGTGCGTGAACAAGTTAATTCAAAGGTTACGGAGTGGTTGGTGGGAGGAAAGGCTGAATTAATCCCTGGGGTGCTCTTCATCGATGAGGCGCACATGCTGGATATTGAGTGCTTCTCCTTTCTGAATCGAGCTCTGGAGAATGAGATGGCCCCTATCCTTGTCATTGCAACAAACCATGGTATCACAAACATACGTGGCACAAACGACAGGTCCCCACACGGGATACCAGCTGATTTCCTTGACCGTCTGCTCATCATATGCACACAACCCTACACGGAGGATGAGATCTCTAAGATTCTTGATATCAGGTGCGAAGAAGAGGATGTGAAGATGTCCATCAGTGCAAAGGGTTTATTGATGAAGATCAGTGTGGAAACATCACTGAGGTATGCAATGCACTTGATCATATTAGCTGCATTAGCATGCCAGAAAAGAAAAGGAGCGCTTGTGGAACATGGGGACGTAAGTAGGGTGTACCATTTATTCATCGATGTAAAGCGATCCACGCAATATCTGACAGAGTACCAGAATGAATACATGCtaaatgaaatcaatgaaaCTGAAGCTATGCAATCTTAA
- the LOC120274746 gene encoding NAC domain-containing protein 101-like isoform X1, which translates to MCPPPSDLLLFGDDALSSDEDIVSFLGGWKVGDPIPVNVIGEVDPLSIHPCHLPEGILYLCSSGDPQSCKANSEIKETSDGYWKSNGEDFRILANNLKVGRKTTWEFYSGEVPFGKKTGWMMHEYQAEQKPCEGIIATKESSFMCRIFRHSDQCLNCEGQHNSEHANCLDDADANSEAVEAMWRSFLQGDKSNHSDQDDENQTQVFLGEEQRELAITGGNRQDILVVDSSVDVDATDEFLEGDYIELDDLCSLASSSSSSDNSSIMLINSEEYLDVDAFNLRDLESESVHDTSEEHIESGFCMSTLSRPNQVLNNPPPTGLNSEEYFDAHALLRDLVDTREEHIDNRFSISTLSRPNQVMSIPPPTGLLNNSIDNLMVEERTSPLGNGLVSASTLSLLSTEPQCNGEASTSGTSHDNSGNQTLNGKVNGSPIRPDSSSVGSKPGKIYFFFGLF; encoded by the exons ATGTGTCCGCCGCCTTCCGATTTGCTGCTATTTGGGGATGATGCTTTGTCAAGTGATGAAGATATTGTATCTTTCCTGGGAGGTTGGAAAGTTGGGGATCCTATTCCGGTTAACGTGATCGGAGAAGTTGACCCTCTCAGCATCCATCCATGTCATTTGCCTG AGGGCATATTATACCTTTGTAGTTCAGGTGATCCACAATCATGTAAGGCAAACAGTGAAATCAAGGAGACAAGTGATGGATATTGGAAGTCCAATGGTGAAGATTTCAGAATATTAGCAAACAACCTTAAGGTTGGGAGGAAAACTACATGGGAATTCTATTCTGGTGAGGTGCCATTTGGGAAGAAAACTGGCTGGATGATGCACGAGTACCAAGCTGAGCAAAAGCCATGCGAAGGAATTATAGCCACAAAG GAATCCAGCTTTATGTGCAGAATATTCAGGCACAGTGATCAATGCCTTAATTGTGAAGGGCAGCATAATTCTGAACATGCAAACTGTTTAGATGATGCTGATGCTAATAGTGAAGCTGTAGAAGCAATGTGGCGATCCTTTTTACAAGGAGATAAAAGCAATCATTCTGACCAGGATGATGAAAATCAGACCCAG GTATTTCTTGGGGAAGAGCAAAGGGAGTTGGCAATCACTGGTGGAAACCGTCAGGATATATTGGTTGTTGATTCCTCTGTGGATGTGGATGCAACTGATGAATTCCTAGAGGGGGATTACATTGAACTGGATGACCTTTGTAGTTTGGCGTCTTCTTCATCAAGTTCAGATAACTCCAGTATTATGTTGATAAACTCCGAGGAATACTTAGATGTGGATGCCTTCAACCTAAGAGATCTGGAGAGTGAGAGCGTCCACGATACGAGTGAAGAACACATAGAGAGTGGATTTTGTATGTCTACTTTGTCCAGACCAAATCAGGTCCTGAATAATCCACCTCCAACAG GTTTGAACTCAGAGGAATATTTTGATGCACATGCCCTCCTAAGAGATCTGGTGGATACAAGGGAAGAACATATAGACAATAGATTTAGTATATCTACTTTGTCCAGACCAAACCAGGTCATGAGTATTCCACCTCCAACAG GTTTATTAAACAATAGCATTGATAATCTGATGGTTGAGGAGCGCACATCTCCCCTTGGCAATGGTCTGGTCTCTGCCTCCACTTTGTCCCTGCTGTCTACTGAACCTCAGTGTAATGGTGAAGCTTCTACATCCGGCACATCTCATGACAATTCGGGAAACCAAACTCTTAATGGAAAAGTTAATGGGAGCCCAATAAGACCAGATTCAAGTTCTGTTGGCTCAAAGCCTGGgaaaatatatttcttctttgGATTGTTTTAG
- the LOC120274746 gene encoding NAC domain-containing protein 40-like isoform X2: MCPPPSDLLLFGDDALSSDEDIVSFLGGWKVGDPIPVNVIGEVDPLSIHPCHLPEGILYLCSSGDPQSCKANSEIKETSDGYWKSNGEDFRILANNLKVGRKTTWEFYSGEVPFGKKTGWMMHEYQAEQKPCEGIIATKESSFMCRIFRHSDQCLNCEGQHNSEHANCLDDADANSEAVEAMWRSFLQGDKSNHSDQDDENQTQVFLGEEQRELAITGGNRQDILVVDSSVDVDATDEFLEGDYIELDDLCSLASSSSSSDNSSIMLINSEEYLDVDAFNLRDLESESVHDTSEEHIESGFCMSTLSRPNQVLNNPPPTGLLNNSIDNLMVEERTSPLGNGLVSASTLSLLSTEPQCNGEASTSGTSHDNSGNQTLNGKVNGSPIRPDSSSVGSKPGKIYFFFGLF; the protein is encoded by the exons ATGTGTCCGCCGCCTTCCGATTTGCTGCTATTTGGGGATGATGCTTTGTCAAGTGATGAAGATATTGTATCTTTCCTGGGAGGTTGGAAAGTTGGGGATCCTATTCCGGTTAACGTGATCGGAGAAGTTGACCCTCTCAGCATCCATCCATGTCATTTGCCTG AGGGCATATTATACCTTTGTAGTTCAGGTGATCCACAATCATGTAAGGCAAACAGTGAAATCAAGGAGACAAGTGATGGATATTGGAAGTCCAATGGTGAAGATTTCAGAATATTAGCAAACAACCTTAAGGTTGGGAGGAAAACTACATGGGAATTCTATTCTGGTGAGGTGCCATTTGGGAAGAAAACTGGCTGGATGATGCACGAGTACCAAGCTGAGCAAAAGCCATGCGAAGGAATTATAGCCACAAAG GAATCCAGCTTTATGTGCAGAATATTCAGGCACAGTGATCAATGCCTTAATTGTGAAGGGCAGCATAATTCTGAACATGCAAACTGTTTAGATGATGCTGATGCTAATAGTGAAGCTGTAGAAGCAATGTGGCGATCCTTTTTACAAGGAGATAAAAGCAATCATTCTGACCAGGATGATGAAAATCAGACCCAG GTATTTCTTGGGGAAGAGCAAAGGGAGTTGGCAATCACTGGTGGAAACCGTCAGGATATATTGGTTGTTGATTCCTCTGTGGATGTGGATGCAACTGATGAATTCCTAGAGGGGGATTACATTGAACTGGATGACCTTTGTAGTTTGGCGTCTTCTTCATCAAGTTCAGATAACTCCAGTATTATGTTGATAAACTCCGAGGAATACTTAGATGTGGATGCCTTCAACCTAAGAGATCTGGAGAGTGAGAGCGTCCACGATACGAGTGAAGAACACATAGAGAGTGGATTTTGTATGTCTACTTTGTCCAGACCAAATCAGGTCCTGAATAATCCACCTCCAACAG GTTTATTAAACAATAGCATTGATAATCTGATGGTTGAGGAGCGCACATCTCCCCTTGGCAATGGTCTGGTCTCTGCCTCCACTTTGTCCCTGCTGTCTACTGAACCTCAGTGTAATGGTGAAGCTTCTACATCCGGCACATCTCATGACAATTCGGGAAACCAAACTCTTAATGGAAAAGTTAATGGGAGCCCAATAAGACCAGATTCAAGTTCTGTTGGCTCAAAGCCTGGgaaaatatatttcttctttgGATTGTTTTAG
- the LOC120274883 gene encoding uncharacterized protein LOC120274883 encodes MLEGGIGGGYGQSCGESSEEELSVLPRHTKVVVTGNNRTKSVLVGLQGVVKKAVGLGGWHWLVLTNGIEVKLQRNALSVIEAPTGHEEDDEIECENMQWNASDMASDDTQSHKPQRSKSRTHKVSTHKSLSRSHSCDSQSKGSISSSSGTMKVDLSKLETNALWRYWHHFNLMGASPNPSKEQLIDVVQRHFMSQQLDEMQVIVGFVQATKRLKTVCN; translated from the exons ATGCTGGAAGGTGGAATTGGTGGAGGGTATGGCCAGAGCTGCGGAGAGAGCAGCGAGGAGGAGCTCTCGGTGTTGCCGAGACATACCAAGGTGGTGGTCACTGGGAATAACCGCACTAAGTCGGTTCTTGTCGGGCTTCAAGGCGTGGTCAAGAAGGCTGTCGGGCTTGGCGGGTGGCATTGGCTG GTTCTGACAAATGGCATAGAAGTAAAGCTGCAAAGAAATGCTCTAAGTGTAATTGAAGCTCCCACTggtcatgaagaggatgatgaaATTGAATGCGAAAACATGCAATGGAATGCATCAGATATGG CATCCGATGACACTCAATCACATAAACCACAGAGATCAAAATCCCGGACACATAAGGTTTCCACTCACAAATCCTTGAGCAGGTCTCATTCATGTGATTCTCAGTCAAAAGGATCCATTTCATCATCAAGTGGCACCATG AAAGTAGACTTGAGCAAACTGGAAACTAATGCATTATGGAGATATTGGCATCACTTCAACCTT ATGGGGGCCAGTCCTAACCCGTCAAAGGAGCAGTTAATCGATGTTGTTCAGAGGCATTTCATGTCCCAG CAATTGGATGAGATGCAGGTGATCGTAGGGTTCGTTCAAGCAACAAAGCGTCTGAAGACGGTCTGCAACTGA